One stretch of Periplaneta americana isolate PAMFEO1 chromosome 1, P.americana_PAMFEO1_priV1, whole genome shotgun sequence DNA includes these proteins:
- the LOC138711849 gene encoding uncharacterized protein: MNLYVCRWGEHEGHPSGERSSFDLYPPTLDASTLASRKSSSSTDSSSSHSLHSRSTTGSEGGAEVRAHLYSMWTGSDLTFMKLPESSEPPESTQVAEPNTGPGTSTTASTSSSTNSGEGPQRFSQMDPAHTFYSGSK; the protein is encoded by the exons ATGAATTTATATGTCTGCAGGTGGGGTGAACATGAAGGCCATCCTTCTGGGGAAAGGAGCAGCTTCGACTTGTATCCACCAACTTTGGATGCCAGCACTCTGGCGTCACGCAAGAGCAGCTCATCCACCGATTCTTCATCAAGTCACTCTCTACATAGTCGGTCTACCACTGGCTCTGAAGGAGGGGCA GAGGTCCGAGCACACTTGTACTCCATGTGGACTGGCAGTGACTTGACCTTCATGAAGCTGCCAGAATCTAGCGAGCCTCCTGAGTCAACCCAGGTAGCGGAACCCAACACTGGGCCTGGAACATCGACTACAGCTAGTACCTCCAGTTCTACCAACAGCGGAGAAGGCCCTCAGAGGTTCTCACAGATGGATCCTGCTCACACTTTCTACAGTGGCTCAAAGTAA